Proteins from one Triticum aestivum cultivar Chinese Spring chromosome 7A, IWGSC CS RefSeq v2.1, whole genome shotgun sequence genomic window:
- the LOC123154172 gene encoding protein NTM1-like 9, which yields MEGLDVDDVFHHYRLSPTEVDAVTYYLPRLLSGETLHAADKLIHRVEISGCEPKDLAARYAPVPQAVSSGDRFFFTTCKSKNGSKLQSVRGAGTGTWTIQKTTEICHAGVKVGEVKNLSFKKKGKSTGWVMEEYRCLLPEATVSDGVKVFCRMHLAQHAPDAARQESAAYKLQQQQPEAVTPCTHAQKRPAPAAAADPHPPRPEKRMRGAVPVPAPATPSFLMYDEVARASSESTTVSNHSDVAQAPEISSRSHVLESVKHYSQQQIVPEAGSSIARSSSEEDVFEPLEPISNLPDGEADGFDIEADGFDLEELMRMMEDDPIELEPITVANTGMEMGQQEPLYLDALDQGVLEGMLQSDDPYPMWRSEDRAMHNPAFHDADNEKRYNAASDLDAPSLQGQDHLSKPRPCSFDPFEEAWKAEEALEKEKRCNAAANLHAGGHSNFFSPASVY from the coding sequence ATGGAGGGGCTCGACGTCGACGACGTCTTCCACCACTACCGGCTGAGCCCTACGGAAGTGGACGCCGTCACCTACTACCTGCCACGCCTCCTCTCCGGCGAGACGCTGCATGCCGCCGACAAGCTCATCCACCGCGTCGAAATCTCCGGCTGCGAGCCCAAGGATCTGGCCGCCCGGTACGCGCCCGTGCCGCAGGCCGTGAGCAGCGGCGACCGGTTCTTCTTCACCACGTGCAAGAGCAAGAACGGGAGCAAGCTCCAGAGCGTGCGCGGCGCCGGCACCGGCACCTGGACCATCCAGAAGACCACCGAGATTTGCCACGCGGGAGTCAAGGTGGGCGAGGTCAAGAACCTGTCTTTCAAGAAGAAGGGAAAGTCCACTGGCTGGGTCATGGAGGAATACCGATGCCTGCTGCCGGAGGCCACCGTCAGCGACGGGGTCAAGGTGTTCTGCAGAATGCACTTGGCTCAGCATGCTCCTGACGCGGCCCGCCAGGAATCGGCCGCGTACAAGCTTCAGCAACAGCAACCAGAGGCTGTGACCCCGTGCACGCACGCGCAGAAGAGgccagcgcccgccgccgccgccgatcctcaTCCGCCGCGCCCGGAGAAGAGGATGCGCGGTGCCGTCCCGGTCCCGGCACCTGCCACACCGTCGTTCTTGATGTATGATGAGGTAGCCAGAGCATCATCCGAGTCCACTACAGTATCCAACCACTCTGACGTTGCTCAAGCTCCTGAGATTTCCTCCCGGTCACATGTGCTGGAGTCTGTCAAGCATTACAGCCAACAACAGATTGTTCCCGAGGCTGGCTCAAGCATTGCAAGGAGCTCATCTGAAGAGGATGTCTTTGAGCCATTGGAGCCTATTTCCAATTTGCCGGATGGGGAGGCAGATGGTTTTGATATCGAGGCAGATGGTTTTGATCTTGAAGAACTAATGAGAATGATGGAAGACGACCCAATTGAACTTGAGCCGATCACTGTAGCCAACACTGGCATGGAGATGGGCCAACAGGAACCTCTGTACCTGGATGCCTTGGACCAAGGCGTGCTGGAGGGCATGCTGCAGTCCGATGACCCTTACCCAATGTGGAGATCAGAGGATCGGGCCATGCACAACCCTGCCTTCCATGATGCTGACAATGAGAAGAGGTACAATGCTGCGTCGGATCTTGACGCTCCATCGCTACAGGGACAGGACCACTTGTCCAAACCGCGGCCGTGCTCCTTCGATCCATTTGAAGAAGCGTGGAAGGCCGAAGAGGCGCTCGAGAAGGAGAAGAGGTGCAATGCCGCGGCCAATCTTCACGCTGGAGGGCACAGCAACTTCTTCTCGCCTGCAAGTGTCTATTAA
- the LOC123150357 gene encoding uncharacterized protein, translating to MDASAASAAGARGVAALLVAALLLGAPVSASAASSYPAKVLGGLLTSTATAVAKKLWSLKSTARTATAAAAAASGRSMVKYEGGYAVETVFDGSNLGIEPHSVELTPAGDLLLLDSMNSNLYRVQLPLSRYSRPKLVAGSLEGLSGHVDGRLREAKLNHPKGFTVDDRGNIYVADAMNMAIRKISDTGVTTIAGGKSMRGGHMDGPSDDAKFSTDFEIRYISSSCSLLVIDRGNQAIREIPLQPDDCEYQDEAGFPLGVALLFAAGFFGYMLALLQRRVLGMVSATEEPQMPPRPSNASIPPYQPYQPYQQPFKPSFRPPLIPNEDEAGKHEAEEGFFTSVGKLMGGAKSSVADMFSRKKRPARQHHQHHQQPRGSHWPVQESYAIPHEETPPPLDSRGPTPQKNYGFVTTEPEKAHHVRHGQPYLGGWDARGPHHQQQVYPHHQQQQQHRQQLEQQVYRQQQQHRQPPEQQAYHLQQHQHQQRRQPEQQMYQLQQHRQYSSGPQTFYEQSCETTNEVVFGAVQEVDSKRRMVEIKAVNYGDTFYEQYGMRYRNNYIGYNSNNY from the exons ATGGACGCCagtgcggcgtcggcggcgggcgcGAGGGGCGTGGCGGCGCTCCTCGTCGCCGCCCTCCTGCTCGGCGCCCCCGTCTCCGCGTCGGCCGCGTCCTCGTACCCCGCAA AGGTTCTGGGCGGGCTCCTGACCAGCACGGCGACGGCGGTGGCCAAGAAGCTCTGGTCGCTCAAATCGACCGCCAGGACGG cgacggcggcggcggcggcggcgtccgggagGTCGATGGTGAAGTACGAGGGCGGGTACGCGGTGGAGACGGTGTTCGACGGCAGCAATCTGGGGATCGAGCCGCACTCCGTCGAGCTCACCCCCGCCGGCGACCTGCTCCTGCTCGACTCCATGAACAGCAACCTCTACAGGGTCCAGCTGCCGCTGTCCCGAT ATAGCAGGCCGAAGCTTGTCGCTGGTTCGCTTGAAGGATTATCTGGTCATGTTGATGGGAGGCTCCGAGAGGCCAAGCTGAACCACCCTAAGGGATTTACAGTTGATGACAGGGGCAACATTTATGTTGCAGACGCTATGAACATGGCAATAAGAAAGATCAGTGATACAG GGGTCACAACCATTGCTGGGGGGAAATCAATGAGAGGTGGGCACATGGATGGACCCAGCGACGATGCAAAATTTTCAACCGATTTTGAAATCCGCTATATCAGCAGTAGCTGCTCCCTCTTGGTCATTGACAGAGGAAACCAAGCAATTCGGGAGATCCCACTCCAGCCTGATGACTGTGAATATCAGGATGAAGCTGGTTTCCCTCTAG GTGTTGCCTTGCTTTTTGCTGCTGGTTTCTTTGGTTACATGCTTGCGTTGCTCCAGCGCCGTGTTTTAGGAATGGTCTCAGCAACAGAG GaacctcagatgcctccaagaccaAGCAATGCAAGCATCCCTCCGTATCAGCCATACCAACCATACCAGCAGCCATTCAAGCCTTCGTTTCGCCCGCCGCTGATCCCGAATGAAGACGAAGCTGGGAAACATGAAGCTGAAGAGGGATTCTTCACCTCAGTGGGCAAGCTCATGGGAGGAGCAAAATCATCCGTGGCAGACATGTTCTCCCGAAAGAAGCGCCCGGCAAGACAGCACCATCAGCACCACCAGCAGCCAAGAGGTAGCCATTGGCCAGTGCAAGAAAGCTACGCCATCCCGCACGAGGAGACGCCTCCGCCGCTGGACTCGAGAGGGCCAACCCCTCAGAAGAACTACGGCTTTGTGACGACGGAGCCTGAGAAGGCTCACCACGTCCGGCACGGGCAGCCCTATCTCGGCGGCTGGGATGCACGCGGCCCTCATCATCAGCAGCAAGTGTATCCCCACcaccagcaacagcagcagcacagACAGCAGCTGGAGCAGCAGGTGtaccggcagcagcagcagcacaggcAGCCGCCGGAGCAGCAGGCGTACCACCTGcagcagcaccagcaccagcagagGCGGCAGCCGGAGCAGCAGATGTACCAGCTGCAGCAGCACAGGCAGTACTCCTCCGGGCCGCAGACGTTCTACGAGCAGAGCTGCGAGACGACGAACGAGGTGGTGTTCGGCGCGGTGCAGGAGGTGGACAGCAAGCGGCGCATGGTGGAGATCAAGGCGGTGAACTACGGCGACACCTTCTACGAGCAGTACGGGATGCGCTACCGCAACAACTACATCGGCTACAACAGCAACAACTACTGA